A genomic region of Thunnus albacares chromosome 4, fThuAlb1.1, whole genome shotgun sequence contains the following coding sequences:
- the top1a gene encoding DNA topoisomerase I, like isoform X1 encodes MSGDHSHNEDQIDCGSRVNDSHKHKDKYKDKEHKHKDHKKDKERDRLKHGNSDHKDSSDKKHRDKEKMKHKDGSTDKYKDKHKEKREKMKSLDGKVKKEKENGFASPPHVKSEPEDDFYHSPKHERSLKRERDDDDNDSEFKPKKIKTENEKKAKKRKQNEDIKPKKTKDKKGEVADGKKKAKKEPEEKWKWWEEERYTDGSKWKFLEHKGPVFAPPYDPVPSNVKFYYDGKPMKLSPEAEEVATFFAKMLDHEYTTKDIFRKNFFKDWRKEMTAEEKAKITDLKKCNFSEMSEYFKAQSEARKAMSKEEKLKIKEENERLLQEYGYCIMDNHKERIANFRIEPPGLFRGRGDHPKMGMLKRRIRPKDIIINCSKDSKHPEPPPGTKWKEVRHDNKVTWLVSWTENIQGSIKYIMLNPSSRIKGEKDWQKYETARRLKKCVDRIRNQYHEDWKSKEMRIRQRAVALYFIDKLALRAGNEKEEGETADTVGCCSLRVEHIKLYPEKDGQEYVVEFDFLGKDSIRYYNKVPVEKRVFKNLQLFMENKEPDDDLFDRLNTSILNKHLQELMDGLTAKVFRTYNASITLQQQLKQLTSAEENIPAKILSYNRANRAVAILCNHQRAPPKTFEKSMQNLQTKIDAKRDQLSDAKRELKSAKADAKVRKDEKSKKTVETKKKAVQRIEEQLMKLEVQATDREENKQIALGTSKLNYLDPRISVAWCKKWGIPIEKIYNKTQREKFAWAIDMADEDYEF; translated from the exons ATGAGTGGGGACCATTCCCACAATGAGGATCAG ATTGACTGTGGCTCTCGGGTCAATG ACTCTCACAAGCATAAAGACAAGTATAAAGACAAGGAACACAAACATAAGGACCACAAGAAGGATAAGGAACGGGATAGATTGAAGCATGGCAACAG TGACCACAAGGACTCCtctgacaaaaaacacagagacaaggAAAAGATGAAGCACAAAGATGGCAGCACAGACAAATACAAGGACAAGCAcaaggagaagagggagaag ATGAAGTCCCTTGACGGTAaagttaaaaaggaaaaagagaatgGCTTCGCCAG CCCACCACATGTGAAGTCTGAGCCTGAGGATGACTTTTACCACTCCCCTAAACATGAGAGGTCTCTAAAGAGAGAacgagatgatgatgataatga CTCTGAATTCAAGCccaaaaaaataaagactgaaaatgaaaagaaggctaagaaaaggaaacaaaatgag GACATTAAGcccaaaaagacaaaagacaaaaaaggagaaGTCGCTgatggaaaaaagaaagcaaaaaaagagcCAGAGGAGAAGTGGAAATG GTGGGAAGAGGAGAGATACACAGATGGCTCCAAATGGAAGTTTCTGGAGCACAAAGGGCCGGTGTTTGCGCCACCTTATGATCCTGTCCCTAGCAATGTCAAATTTTACTATGATG gTAAACCCATGAAGCTCAGCCCAGAAGCAGAAGAGGTGGCTACATTCTTTGCAAAAATGCTGGACCATGAGTACACCACAAAGGATATCTTCCGCAAAAACTTCTTCAAAGATTGGAGGAAG GAAATGACTGCAGAGGAAAAGGCTAAGATCACAGACCTGAAGAAGTGCAACTTCTCTGAAATGAGCGAATATTTTAAGGCACAGTCTGAAGCCAGGAAGGCCATGTCAAAGGAGGAGAAACTG aaaataaaagaagagaatgAGCGCCTCTTGCAGGAGTACGGCTACTGCATCATGGACAACCACAAGGAACGTATTGCAAACTTCCGCATTGAGCCTCCAGGCCTGTTCCGTGGTCGTGGAGACCATCCCAAGATGGGCATGCTCAAACGACGCATCAGGCCTAAAGACATCATCATCAACTGCAGCAA GGACTCCAAGCACCCTGAGCCTCCTCCAGGCACTAAGTGGAAAGAGGTTCGTCATGACAACAAGGTGACTTGGCTGGTGTCGTGGACGGAGAACATTCAAGGCTCCATTAAGTACATCATGCTGAACCCCAGCTCCAGGATCAAG gGAGAGAAGGACTGGCAGAAGTATGAAACAGCCCGCAGACTGAAGAAATGTGTGGACCGCATCAGGAACCAGTACCATGAAGACTGGAAATCCAAGGAGATGCGGATCAGACAGAGGGCTGTGGCACTCTACTTCATCGACAAG CTGGCTCTGAGAGCGGGTAAcgagaaggaggaaggagagactGCGGACACTGTGGGCTGCTGCTCCCTGAGAGTCGAACACATCAAACTCTATCCAGAGAAGGATGGTCAAGAGTACGTGGTGGAGTTTGACTTCCTGGGTAAAGACTCCATCCGCTACTACAACAAAGTCCCAGTGGAGAAGAGG GTATTTAAGAATCTTCAGTTGTTTATGGAGAACAAGGAGCCTGATGATGACCTGTTTGATCGCCTGAAT ACTTCTATCCTCAACAAGCACCTTCAGGAGCTGATGGACGGTCTGACGGCCAAAGTTTTCCGTACCTACAACGCATCAATCACCTTGCAACAGCAGCTGAAGCAGCTCACAAGTG CGGAGGAAAACATTCCAGCCAAGATCTTGTCCTACAACAGGGCCAACAGGGCTGTGGCCATCCTCTGTAACCATCAGAGGGCTCCACCCAAGACATTTGAGAAGTCTATGCAGAACCTGCAGACTAAG ATTGATGCTAAAAGGGACCAGCTTTCTGATGCCAAGAGAGAACTGAAGAGCGCCAAGGCTGATGCCAAAGTACGCAAAGatgaaaaatccaaaaa GACTGTGGAGACCAAGAAGAAGGCGGTTCAGAGGATAGAGGAGCAACTGATGAAGCTGGAAGTGCAGGCAACTGATCGTGAAGAGAACAAGCAGATTGCCCTCGGCACTTCCAAGCTCAACTACCTGGACCCTCGCATCTCTGTGGCTTG gTGCAAGAAGTGGGGCATTCCCATTGAGAAGATCTACAACAAAACCCAGCGTGAGAAGTTTGCCTGGGCCATCGACATGGCAGATGAGGACTATGAATTTTAA
- the top1a gene encoding DNA topoisomerase I, like isoform X2, with amino-acid sequence MKNSHKHKDKYKDKEHKHKDHKKDKERDRLKHGNSDHKDSSDKKHRDKEKMKHKDGSTDKYKDKHKEKREKMKSLDGKVKKEKENGFASPPHVKSEPEDDFYHSPKHERSLKRERDDDDNDSEFKPKKIKTENEKKAKKRKQNEDIKPKKTKDKKGEVADGKKKAKKEPEEKWKWWEEERYTDGSKWKFLEHKGPVFAPPYDPVPSNVKFYYDGKPMKLSPEAEEVATFFAKMLDHEYTTKDIFRKNFFKDWRKEMTAEEKAKITDLKKCNFSEMSEYFKAQSEARKAMSKEEKLKIKEENERLLQEYGYCIMDNHKERIANFRIEPPGLFRGRGDHPKMGMLKRRIRPKDIIINCSKDSKHPEPPPGTKWKEVRHDNKVTWLVSWTENIQGSIKYIMLNPSSRIKGEKDWQKYETARRLKKCVDRIRNQYHEDWKSKEMRIRQRAVALYFIDKLALRAGNEKEEGETADTVGCCSLRVEHIKLYPEKDGQEYVVEFDFLGKDSIRYYNKVPVEKRVFKNLQLFMENKEPDDDLFDRLNTSILNKHLQELMDGLTAKVFRTYNASITLQQQLKQLTSAEENIPAKILSYNRANRAVAILCNHQRAPPKTFEKSMQNLQTKIDAKRDQLSDAKRELKSAKADAKVRKDEKSKKTVETKKKAVQRIEEQLMKLEVQATDREENKQIALGTSKLNYLDPRISVAWCKKWGIPIEKIYNKTQREKFAWAIDMADEDYEF; translated from the exons ATGAaga ACTCTCACAAGCATAAAGACAAGTATAAAGACAAGGAACACAAACATAAGGACCACAAGAAGGATAAGGAACGGGATAGATTGAAGCATGGCAACAG TGACCACAAGGACTCCtctgacaaaaaacacagagacaaggAAAAGATGAAGCACAAAGATGGCAGCACAGACAAATACAAGGACAAGCAcaaggagaagagggagaag ATGAAGTCCCTTGACGGTAaagttaaaaaggaaaaagagaatgGCTTCGCCAG CCCACCACATGTGAAGTCTGAGCCTGAGGATGACTTTTACCACTCCCCTAAACATGAGAGGTCTCTAAAGAGAGAacgagatgatgatgataatga CTCTGAATTCAAGCccaaaaaaataaagactgaaaatgaaaagaaggctaagaaaaggaaacaaaatgag GACATTAAGcccaaaaagacaaaagacaaaaaaggagaaGTCGCTgatggaaaaaagaaagcaaaaaaagagcCAGAGGAGAAGTGGAAATG GTGGGAAGAGGAGAGATACACAGATGGCTCCAAATGGAAGTTTCTGGAGCACAAAGGGCCGGTGTTTGCGCCACCTTATGATCCTGTCCCTAGCAATGTCAAATTTTACTATGATG gTAAACCCATGAAGCTCAGCCCAGAAGCAGAAGAGGTGGCTACATTCTTTGCAAAAATGCTGGACCATGAGTACACCACAAAGGATATCTTCCGCAAAAACTTCTTCAAAGATTGGAGGAAG GAAATGACTGCAGAGGAAAAGGCTAAGATCACAGACCTGAAGAAGTGCAACTTCTCTGAAATGAGCGAATATTTTAAGGCACAGTCTGAAGCCAGGAAGGCCATGTCAAAGGAGGAGAAACTG aaaataaaagaagagaatgAGCGCCTCTTGCAGGAGTACGGCTACTGCATCATGGACAACCACAAGGAACGTATTGCAAACTTCCGCATTGAGCCTCCAGGCCTGTTCCGTGGTCGTGGAGACCATCCCAAGATGGGCATGCTCAAACGACGCATCAGGCCTAAAGACATCATCATCAACTGCAGCAA GGACTCCAAGCACCCTGAGCCTCCTCCAGGCACTAAGTGGAAAGAGGTTCGTCATGACAACAAGGTGACTTGGCTGGTGTCGTGGACGGAGAACATTCAAGGCTCCATTAAGTACATCATGCTGAACCCCAGCTCCAGGATCAAG gGAGAGAAGGACTGGCAGAAGTATGAAACAGCCCGCAGACTGAAGAAATGTGTGGACCGCATCAGGAACCAGTACCATGAAGACTGGAAATCCAAGGAGATGCGGATCAGACAGAGGGCTGTGGCACTCTACTTCATCGACAAG CTGGCTCTGAGAGCGGGTAAcgagaaggaggaaggagagactGCGGACACTGTGGGCTGCTGCTCCCTGAGAGTCGAACACATCAAACTCTATCCAGAGAAGGATGGTCAAGAGTACGTGGTGGAGTTTGACTTCCTGGGTAAAGACTCCATCCGCTACTACAACAAAGTCCCAGTGGAGAAGAGG GTATTTAAGAATCTTCAGTTGTTTATGGAGAACAAGGAGCCTGATGATGACCTGTTTGATCGCCTGAAT ACTTCTATCCTCAACAAGCACCTTCAGGAGCTGATGGACGGTCTGACGGCCAAAGTTTTCCGTACCTACAACGCATCAATCACCTTGCAACAGCAGCTGAAGCAGCTCACAAGTG CGGAGGAAAACATTCCAGCCAAGATCTTGTCCTACAACAGGGCCAACAGGGCTGTGGCCATCCTCTGTAACCATCAGAGGGCTCCACCCAAGACATTTGAGAAGTCTATGCAGAACCTGCAGACTAAG ATTGATGCTAAAAGGGACCAGCTTTCTGATGCCAAGAGAGAACTGAAGAGCGCCAAGGCTGATGCCAAAGTACGCAAAGatgaaaaatccaaaaa GACTGTGGAGACCAAGAAGAAGGCGGTTCAGAGGATAGAGGAGCAACTGATGAAGCTGGAAGTGCAGGCAACTGATCGTGAAGAGAACAAGCAGATTGCCCTCGGCACTTCCAAGCTCAACTACCTGGACCCTCGCATCTCTGTGGCTTG gTGCAAGAAGTGGGGCATTCCCATTGAGAAGATCTACAACAAAACCCAGCGTGAGAAGTTTGCCTGGGCCATCGACATGGCAGATGAGGACTATGAATTTTAA
- the top1a gene encoding DNA topoisomerase I, like isoform X3, translating to MKHKDGSTDKYKDKHKEKREKMKSLDGKVKKEKENGFASPPHVKSEPEDDFYHSPKHERSLKRERDDDDNDSEFKPKKIKTENEKKAKKRKQNEDIKPKKTKDKKGEVADGKKKAKKEPEEKWKWWEEERYTDGSKWKFLEHKGPVFAPPYDPVPSNVKFYYDGKPMKLSPEAEEVATFFAKMLDHEYTTKDIFRKNFFKDWRKEMTAEEKAKITDLKKCNFSEMSEYFKAQSEARKAMSKEEKLKIKEENERLLQEYGYCIMDNHKERIANFRIEPPGLFRGRGDHPKMGMLKRRIRPKDIIINCSKDSKHPEPPPGTKWKEVRHDNKVTWLVSWTENIQGSIKYIMLNPSSRIKGEKDWQKYETARRLKKCVDRIRNQYHEDWKSKEMRIRQRAVALYFIDKLALRAGNEKEEGETADTVGCCSLRVEHIKLYPEKDGQEYVVEFDFLGKDSIRYYNKVPVEKRVFKNLQLFMENKEPDDDLFDRLNTSILNKHLQELMDGLTAKVFRTYNASITLQQQLKQLTSAEENIPAKILSYNRANRAVAILCNHQRAPPKTFEKSMQNLQTKIDAKRDQLSDAKRELKSAKADAKVRKDEKSKKTVETKKKAVQRIEEQLMKLEVQATDREENKQIALGTSKLNYLDPRISVAWCKKWGIPIEKIYNKTQREKFAWAIDMADEDYEF from the exons ATGAAGCACAAAGATGGCAGCACAGACAAATACAAGGACAAGCAcaaggagaagagggagaag ATGAAGTCCCTTGACGGTAaagttaaaaaggaaaaagagaatgGCTTCGCCAG CCCACCACATGTGAAGTCTGAGCCTGAGGATGACTTTTACCACTCCCCTAAACATGAGAGGTCTCTAAAGAGAGAacgagatgatgatgataatga CTCTGAATTCAAGCccaaaaaaataaagactgaaaatgaaaagaaggctaagaaaaggaaacaaaatgag GACATTAAGcccaaaaagacaaaagacaaaaaaggagaaGTCGCTgatggaaaaaagaaagcaaaaaaagagcCAGAGGAGAAGTGGAAATG GTGGGAAGAGGAGAGATACACAGATGGCTCCAAATGGAAGTTTCTGGAGCACAAAGGGCCGGTGTTTGCGCCACCTTATGATCCTGTCCCTAGCAATGTCAAATTTTACTATGATG gTAAACCCATGAAGCTCAGCCCAGAAGCAGAAGAGGTGGCTACATTCTTTGCAAAAATGCTGGACCATGAGTACACCACAAAGGATATCTTCCGCAAAAACTTCTTCAAAGATTGGAGGAAG GAAATGACTGCAGAGGAAAAGGCTAAGATCACAGACCTGAAGAAGTGCAACTTCTCTGAAATGAGCGAATATTTTAAGGCACAGTCTGAAGCCAGGAAGGCCATGTCAAAGGAGGAGAAACTG aaaataaaagaagagaatgAGCGCCTCTTGCAGGAGTACGGCTACTGCATCATGGACAACCACAAGGAACGTATTGCAAACTTCCGCATTGAGCCTCCAGGCCTGTTCCGTGGTCGTGGAGACCATCCCAAGATGGGCATGCTCAAACGACGCATCAGGCCTAAAGACATCATCATCAACTGCAGCAA GGACTCCAAGCACCCTGAGCCTCCTCCAGGCACTAAGTGGAAAGAGGTTCGTCATGACAACAAGGTGACTTGGCTGGTGTCGTGGACGGAGAACATTCAAGGCTCCATTAAGTACATCATGCTGAACCCCAGCTCCAGGATCAAG gGAGAGAAGGACTGGCAGAAGTATGAAACAGCCCGCAGACTGAAGAAATGTGTGGACCGCATCAGGAACCAGTACCATGAAGACTGGAAATCCAAGGAGATGCGGATCAGACAGAGGGCTGTGGCACTCTACTTCATCGACAAG CTGGCTCTGAGAGCGGGTAAcgagaaggaggaaggagagactGCGGACACTGTGGGCTGCTGCTCCCTGAGAGTCGAACACATCAAACTCTATCCAGAGAAGGATGGTCAAGAGTACGTGGTGGAGTTTGACTTCCTGGGTAAAGACTCCATCCGCTACTACAACAAAGTCCCAGTGGAGAAGAGG GTATTTAAGAATCTTCAGTTGTTTATGGAGAACAAGGAGCCTGATGATGACCTGTTTGATCGCCTGAAT ACTTCTATCCTCAACAAGCACCTTCAGGAGCTGATGGACGGTCTGACGGCCAAAGTTTTCCGTACCTACAACGCATCAATCACCTTGCAACAGCAGCTGAAGCAGCTCACAAGTG CGGAGGAAAACATTCCAGCCAAGATCTTGTCCTACAACAGGGCCAACAGGGCTGTGGCCATCCTCTGTAACCATCAGAGGGCTCCACCCAAGACATTTGAGAAGTCTATGCAGAACCTGCAGACTAAG ATTGATGCTAAAAGGGACCAGCTTTCTGATGCCAAGAGAGAACTGAAGAGCGCCAAGGCTGATGCCAAAGTACGCAAAGatgaaaaatccaaaaa GACTGTGGAGACCAAGAAGAAGGCGGTTCAGAGGATAGAGGAGCAACTGATGAAGCTGGAAGTGCAGGCAACTGATCGTGAAGAGAACAAGCAGATTGCCCTCGGCACTTCCAAGCTCAACTACCTGGACCCTCGCATCTCTGTGGCTTG gTGCAAGAAGTGGGGCATTCCCATTGAGAAGATCTACAACAAAACCCAGCGTGAGAAGTTTGCCTGGGCCATCGACATGGCAGATGAGGACTATGAATTTTAA
- the zhx3a gene encoding zinc fingers and homeoboxes protein 3 produces the protein MASKRKSTVPCMIPSKSKHVREEIILGSLPELLPTIPEDSILSISGEESGHFSHSSSKSECGSEMQKGGTYSCPTCRFESRDLNYFLDHMHNCHLDFRAQPTFYCLNCGVSVVRFEALALHNANAHPKIMEGLVTASLTVNKRDGVTTVEQSLFTDSREDYRESGISLTKTPIAKIMKAKGEHKKIVVSHTVEVRKKDTGKDVDPSMLKNVPELQNGALGVSAAPAMPRTTVTHVIATTVSNQVFHQHTPSLYSPPSSDSNKDLPKVMIPLSSIPTYDAAMDTSSFLKTSFGKFPYPTKAELCYLTVVSEFPEEQIKLWFTAQRLKQGISWSPEEIEEARRKMFNTVFQGGAPQKQPATQRHVNHIVTHHTVTAHPGSKGPNFQMAKVPYGSIKTRPSGVIATQASMSTNPHVTRVSYSTPIVPQKFQPIVRTTQVLTKNTQPTVEPDKSNGHGLDMAGSSVCVSSTSSSRSSSSSSSCSSSSSISSYSSSSNGGETVTRKPVNNSSPTNRINSIATCSTNISNNDEHCVADTNGKLSNVKNNSLSIGLEGSNITKSQVIINNTSKSNVTCNNHNSGVISPQEQAHAAKADDERNNYIHKTNNSSISSEYPSTTCNDSVPNLNHASKSPTVSTSTTVITNSSSSILDEGKCNKDFPIKGMSILQQLIKEEDPFAGDRSCPEMKIDPIKINFKRLKMNEGETTPEILHQEQKSEITEMSASQPSFSPPWGNKNPQQLHILRQVFSSTRWPSSQQYEELSVQTGLPKSEVVRWFSDSRYSHKNGQLKWLETYQRPPAESEEMRGHGDAEAESLKESPAAKKKLVEQDMNKHLEGEAGLNSGQRVVWQDSYSPLLGLIGSEGSGERGRAEESAQPEVLQDPWSERAEDHQQPVASQSLIEQQTDASQARDRLRMELLEV, from the exons ATGGCCAGCAAGAGGAAATCCACTGTACCCTGCATGATACCATCCAAATCCAAACATGTGCGTGAGGAAATCATTCTGGGCTCACTACCAGAACTCCTACCAACAATCCCAGAAGATAGCATACTCAGCATCTCTGGAGAAGAGTCTGGCCATTTCTCTCACAGCTCCTCCAAATCTGAATGTGGCAGCGAGATGCAGAAAGGAGGTACATACAGCTGTCCAACATGCCGTTTTGAGTCCAGAGATCTAAACTACTTTTTGGATCACATGCACAACTGCCACTTAGACTTCAGAGCCCAGCCCACCTTCTACTGCCTGAACTGTGGGGTGTCAGTCGTCCGCTTTGAGGCTCTGGCTCTGCATAATGCTAATGCCCACCCAAAGATAATGGAGGGCCTGGTCACTGCTTCCCTTACTGTCAACAAGAGGGACGGAGTCACAACTGTGGAGCAAAGCCTCTTCACGGACAGCAGAGAAGACTACAGAGAATCTGGGATCTCCCTCACCAAAACACCAATAGCAAAGATAATGAAAGCCAAGGGAGAACACAAAAAGATTGTGGTTTCTCACACCGTGGAGGTACGGAAGAAAGACACTGGAAAGGATGTAGACCCCAGCATGCTGAAAAATGTGCCTGAACTCCAAAACGGGGCTCTTGGTGTTTCTGCCGCCCCAGCTATGCCGAGGACCACTGTCACTCATGTGATTGCGACGACAGTGTCCAACCAAGTCTTTCACCAGCACACTCCCTCCCTTTACTCTCCCCCCTCTTCTGATTCCAATAAAGACCTTCCAAAGGTGATGATCCCTCTTAGCAGCATCCCCACCTACGATGCTGCCATGGACACCAGCAGCTTTCTCAAGACATCCTTTGGCAAGTTTCCTTACCCGACCAAAGCAGAACTCTGCTACCTAACGGTGGTCTCAGAGTTCCCTGAAGAGCAGATCAAACTGTGGTTTACTGCCCAAAGGCTCAAGCAGGGCATAAGCTGGTCTCCTGAAGAGATCGAAGAGGCCAGGAGGAAGATGTTCAATACCGTGTTCCAAGGTGGAGCACCTCAAAAGCAACCTGCTACACAACGGCACGTCAATCACATTGTTACCCACCACACTGTCACAGCCCATCCAGGCTCAAAAGGACCAAACTTTCAGATGGCCAAAGTTCCCTATGGCAGTATAAAAACTAGGCCCAGTGGAGTCATAGCCACACAGGCCAGCATGTCAACCAATCCCCATGTCACAAGGGTCTCGTATTCTACTCCAATTGTCCCCCAGAAGTTTCAACCCATAGTCAGAACAACACAGGTACTGACCAAGAATACTCAGCCCACTGTGGAGCCAGACAAGAGCAATGGCCACGGCCTGGACATGGCTGGAAGCAGCGTTTGTGTCAGTAGCACCAGCAGCAGTCgaagcagcagtagcagcagtagttgcagtagtagcagcagcatcagcagctatTCCAGCAGTAGTAATGGTGGTGAGACTGTCACCAGGAAACCGGTGAACAACAGCAGCCCGACCAACCGCATCAACAGCATCGCCACTTGCTCTACCAACATTAGCAATAATGATGAGCACTGTGTTGCTGACACCAACGGCAAACTGTCAAACgtcaaaaacaacagtttatcaATTGGATTGGAAGGTTCAAACATTACCAAGAGTCAAGTGATCATCAATAACACCAGCAAATCCAACGTCACCTGTAACAATCATAACAGCGGCGTCATCAGTCCACAAGAGCAGGCCCATGCCGCAAAGGCCGACGACGAACGCAACAACTACATTCACAAGACCAACAACAGCAGTATTAGCAGTGAATACCCCAGTACTACTTGTAATGACAGTGTCCCCAACCTGAACCATGCCAGCAAATCCCCAACTGTAAGCACCAGCACCACTGTCATTACAAACAGCAGCTCATCCATTTTAGATGAGGGTAAATGCAACAAGGACTTTCCCATAAAAGGCATGTCAATCTTACAGCAACTCATCAAGGAGGAGGACCCCTTTGCAGGGGACAGAAGCTGCCCCGAGATGAAAATTGACCCCATCAAGATCAACTTCAAAAGGCTGAAGATGAATGAAGGGGAGACTACACCTGAGATTCTACATCAGGAACAGAAGTCTGAGATAACTGAGATGTCTGCTAGTCAGCCATCATTCTCACCCCCCTGGGGCAACAAGAACCCCCAGCAGCTGCACATCCTCCGACAGGTTTTCTCCAGCACCCGCTGGCCCAGCAGTCAGCAGTACGAGGAGTTAAGCGTCCAGACAGGCCTTCCCAAGTCAGAGGTGGTGCGCTGGTTCAGCGACAGCCGGTACAGCCACAAGAATGGGCAGCTGAAGTGGCTGGAGACCTATCAGCGACCACCAGCAGAATCAGAGGAAATGAGGGGTCACGGAGACGCTGAAGCAGAGTCACTGAAGGAATCTCCAGCAGCCAAAAAGAAACTTGTTGAGCAAGACATGAACAAGCACCTTGAAGGAGAAGCAGGACTGAACTCAGGGCAGCGGGTCGTATGGCAGGATTCATACTCACCGCTGCTGGGTCTGATTGGGTCCGAGGGGAGCGGCGAGCGAGGCAGAGCTGAGGAGTCAGCGCAGCCGGAAGTCTTGCAGGATCCCTggtcagagagagcagaggaccACCAGCAGCCAGTGGCCAGTCAGTCACTCATTGAACAACAGACTGATGCCAGTCAGGCCAG GGATCGCCTGAGGatggagctgctggaggtgtga